The Apium graveolens cultivar Ventura chromosome 6, ASM990537v1, whole genome shotgun sequence genome contains a region encoding:
- the LOC141665697 gene encoding uncharacterized protein LOC141665697 gives MEDNLALVNNTRSDWKVRVRITRMWPSFSRTQQFRGVNLIVLDSEDCHVFAFVNRVIWHDVSNIILEGNIYAIHNFVVMEPAGLMRPVSTDKIIVFSHDTIVHPILFEVNTIPRHKFELKTIPEISDLAMALSQHVLPNIDPIKQVYTRFGEKKFLRFELFDGSNVVKIFAWDEFTVDVANALQGYVGYPPIVIFTTMRPLIHNGSLQIRSSSCLWIYFNINHPAIEVLRQRILAGLV, from the exons ATGGAAGACAACCTTGCATTGGTTAATAACACTAGGAGTGATTGGAAGGTTCGTGTACGTATTACTAGGATGTGGCCTTCATTTTCTCGCACTCAACAATTCCGAGGTGTTAATCTAATTGTGCTTGATTCAGAG GATTGTCATGTCTTTGCATTTGTAAATCGTGTGATTTGGCATGATGTTAGCAATATCATACTTGAAGGAAACATATATGCTATTCACAATTTTGTAGTAATGGAGCCTGCAGGACTTATGAGGCCTGTATCTACTGATAAGATAATTGTTTTTTCACATGATACCATTGTTCATCCTATTCTGTTTGAAGTAAATACCATTCCAAGGCACAAGTTTGAGCTTAAAACCATTCCTGAGATTTCTGATCTTGCAATGGCACTCTCTCAACATGTGCTTCCT AATATTGATCCAATAAAGCAAGTTTATACACGATTTGGTGAGAAAAAGTTTCTTCGATTTGAGTTATTTGATGGCAG CAACGTTGTTAAGATTTTTGCTTGGGATGAATTTACTGTTGATGTAGCAAATGCACTTCAGGGATATGTTGGGTATCCTCCAATTGTTATCTTCACAACCATGAGGCCACTAATCCACAATG GTTCACTGCAGATAAGAAGTTCATCATGTTTGTGGATTTATTTCAATATTAATCATCCTGCTATTGAAGTATTGAGGCAAAG GATACTTGCTGGATTGGTCTAA